The following proteins are encoded in a genomic region of Xenopus laevis strain J_2021 chromosome 3L, Xenopus_laevis_v10.1, whole genome shotgun sequence:
- the or11l1.18.L gene encoding olfactory receptor class II (xb178 gene) L homeolog (The RefSeq protein has 9 substitutions compared to this genomic sequence), translated as MSMKNQTLVSEIVLLGFQNLHNFKIPLFSSFLLIYIITVWENVLIIVLVSSSRNLQSPMYFFLQQLSVCDFLESTNIVPTLLQTIIYDKVMLSFVGCMIQFDFFVATEAFECLLLAVMSYDRYVAICIPLRYTSIMSHRVCEMLILISWMLGLTCSLRLTNIMATLQFCDQNIIYHFFCDFFPLLELSCSDTFLMQITITLQSIPVVFLPIILITVSYMCIAHAILKIVSNTGRQKAFSTCSSHLAVVSIFYGTLIAIYLFPPSKESQTMSKVLSLLYTVVTPLVNPLIYSLRSKDIRDSIYLLTTRW; from the coding sequence ATGTCCATGAAGAACCAGACGTTGGTCAGTGAGATTGTTCTCTTGGGATTTCAGAATCTCCACAACTTCaagattcccctgttctctctgttccttctgatttacattatgacagtttgggagaacgtcctcatcatagtgttggtgtcctccagccggaacctccagtcccccatgtacttctttctccaGCAGTTGTCTGTATGTGACTTTTTAGAGTCCACAAATATTGTACCCACCTTGCTCCAAACTATAATTTATGATAAAGTCATGTTGTCTTTTGTTGGCTGTATgatacaatttgatttttttgttgcaaCTGAAGCTTTTGAGTGTTTGCTTCTAGCagtaatgtcctatgacagatatgtggCCATCTGTATCCCACTGCGTTACTCTTCTATAATGTCCCACAGGGTGTGTGAAATGTTAATTCTCATATCTTGGATGCTTGGCCTCACTTGTTCATTGCTTCTCACCAATATCATGGCCACACTACAGTTTTGTgaccaaaatataattaaccatttcttctgtgatttctTTCCTCTTCTAGAACTTTCCTGCTcagatacatttttaatgcaCATAACTATTACCTTACAGTCTATCCCTGTGGTTTTCCTTCCCATTATACTCATCACTGTATCATATGTATGTATTGCCCATGCAATCCTAAAGATAGTGTCCAATactgggagacaaaaagccttctccacctgcagctcccacttggctgtggtctcctTATTTTATGGGACTCtcattgctttttatttgtttccCCCCAGTAAAGAATCCCAGACCATGAGCAAAGTTCTGTCTCTACTATACACTGTAGTGACTCCATTGGTTAACCCACTTATTTACAGTCTGCGAAGTAAAGATATCAGAGATTCCATTTACCTATTGACTACACGCTGGTAA
- the LOC108710525 gene encoding olfactory receptor 1468 yields MSMKNQTLVSEIVLLGFQNLHNFKIPLFSLFLLIYIITVWENVLIIVLVSTSRNLQSPMYFFLQQLSLCDLLNSTVIVPTLLQTVINGGVTVPFIGCITQFSFFSVPESFECLLLAVMSYDRYVAICIPLRYSSIMSHRVCVTFILMAWTIGLSCVLLLSFNIAALQFCNQNIINHFFCDFFPVVELSCSSTFRAQMVATLMSVLVIISPFILIIVSYICIAHAILKIVSNTGRQKAFSTCSSHLAVVSIFYGTLVSLYMIPPRKESQNISKVLSLLYTVVTPLINPLIYSLRSTDIKEALYTQWALHFQTGNVLLAPARPRMTHETVQL; encoded by the coding sequence ATGTCCATGAAGAACCAGACGTTGGTCAGTGAGATTGTTCTCTTGGGATTTCAGAATCTCCACAACTTCaagattcccctgttctctctgttcCTTCTGATTTACATTATAACAGTTTGGGAGAACGTCCTCATCATAGTGTTGGTGTCAACCAGCCGGAACCTCcagtcccccatgtacttctttctccaACAGTTGTCCCTATGTGATCTCCTAAACTCCACCGTTATTGTACCAACTCTGCTCCAAACTGTAATTAATGGAGGAGTCACTGTACCATTTATTGGCTGTATTactcaattttcttttttctcagtcCCAGAATCTTTTGAGTGTTTGCTTCTAGCagtaatgtcctatgacagatatgtggCCATCTGTATCCCACTGCGTTACTCTTCTATAATGTCCCACAGGGTTTGTGTTACATTCATTCTTATGGCATGGACCATTGGATTGAGCTGTGTACTTCTTCTTTCATTTAACATAGCTGCGCTACAGTTCTGTAACCAAAATATCATTAAccatttcttttgtgatttcTTCCCTGTGGTAGAGCTTTCCTGCTCAAGTACTTTTCGAGCacaaatggtggcaaccctaatgtctGTTCTTGTGATTATCTCTCCCTTTATACTCATCATTGTATCATATATATGTATTGCCCATGCAATCCTAAAGATAGTGTCCAATaccgggagacaaaaagccttctccacctgcagctcccacttggctgtggtctccatattttatgggaccCTTGTTTCTCTTTACATGATTCCCCCCAGAAAAGAATCACAGAACATAAGCAAAGTTCTCTCTCTTCTATACACAGTAGTGACTCCATTGATTAACCCACTCATTTACAGCTTGAGAAGTACAGATATAAAAGAGGCCCTTTATACCCAGTGGGCACTACACTTCCAGACAGGTAATGTCCTTTTGGCACCTGCCAGACCCAGAATGACCCATGAGACTGTTCAATTGTAA